The Pseudorasbora parva isolate DD20220531a chromosome 16, ASM2467924v1, whole genome shotgun sequence genome includes a region encoding these proteins:
- the LOC137043641 gene encoding uncharacterized protein produces MEFRIHSLLSLILLWNFPCVSRSRKEPNDMYERNDQQSPMSQTNYLVRPENSLHIHSGETLILRCRHEGNEVLAQWWQTPFGLFEGCNHQNKDPVETCNATLRIPKATSSHDGLYFCIHLDQMSKTIVPYRVCVVGLNPNTKKRLRKTREVYTETLSESHFAAAVASSVIVSFLVAFTLGAFSRSYVIKCLQTIRSCLPYRINNHNDIDGQNNAQTTRTQPETVFFYKNNSTGEDTVDVGMTDQEPRNADNVDARENGNADDGKDDANQTQSCEGEEQNQEFRSVVSPHPKKKSRIIKLYNYDEDGNQYSHIKDPGIEGKDEVRPKMRTKSLTRLNAIMIQADISPVRESAENQLTQPDVPSHESSVSATEGDAVSQTSQETS; encoded by the exons ATGGAGTTCAGAATCCATTCTTTGTTGAGTTTGATTCTCCTTTGGAACTTTCCATGTGTAAGTAGAAGCAGAAAAGAACCCAATGACATGTATGAGAGAAATGATCAACAGTCGCCAATGAGTCAAACAAACTATCTGGTCAGACCTGAAAACTCACTTCACATTCATTCAGGAGAAACGCTGATACTTCGGTGCAGACATGAAGGAAATGAAG TGCTGGCTCAGTGGTGGCAGACACCCTTTGGACTGTTTGAAGGCTGCAACCACCAAAACAAAGACCCAGTGGAAACATGCAATGCCACTTTGAGGATTCCAAAGGCCACATCCAGCCATGACGGACTCTATTTCTGTATCCATCTGGACCAGATGAGCAAAACAATTGTGCCTTACAGAGTTTGTGTAGTGGGCTTAAATCCTAACACCAAGAAACGGCTGAGGAAGACCAGGGAGGTGTACACGGAAACGCTGTCAGAAAGCCATTTCGCAGCGGCTGTGGCATCATCAGTAATCGTGAGCTTTTTAGTGGCCTTCACACTTGGTGCGTTCAGTAGATCCTACGTGATAAAGTGTCTACAAACGATAAGGTCTTGCCTACCATATAGAATAAACAATCACAATGATATCGATGGACAAAACAACGCACAGACCACCAGAACACAACCTGAGACAGTGTTCTTTTATAAAAACAACAGTACTGGAGAAGACACTGTGGACGTTGGTATGACTGATCAGGAACCTAGGAACGCTGATAATGTAGACGCTAGAGAAAATGGAAATGCAGATGACGGCAAGGATGATGCAAACCAAACTCAGAGCTGTGAAGGTGAAGAACAAAACCAAGAGTTCAGATCAGTGGTTAGTCCACATCCAAAGAAGAAGAGCCGCATCATTAAACTGTACAACTATGATGAAGACGGGAATCAATACAGCCACATCAAAGACCCTGGAATAGAGGGTAAAGACGAGGTCAGGCCAAAAATGAGAACGAAATCACTGACAAGACTCAATGCCATCATGATACAGGCAGACATCAGCCCAGTTAGAGAGTCAGCCGAGAACCAGTTGACTCAACCTGATGTTCCTTCCCATGAAAGCAGTGTTTCAGCTACAGAAGGAGACGCTGTCTCACAAACAAGTCAAGAGACATCATGA